A genome region from Bdellovibrionota bacterium includes the following:
- a CDS encoding BadF/BadG/BcrA/BcrD ATPase family protein, with product MHRVLTEIFDGMEKWTIDDLSRGEKNKSDFFRDLAAGCYQEFSERYARNEKVPFEKLMSIFDSVIFVVENSTTEKGFADLLKALLERLGTAILPKAHKKEWIDLISQIGSMSFDEAGMVGTGYGRQRLPFPKECIQSEILCHGYGAHQMFGGTATVLDIGGQDTKAIQVDENGVVTSFQMNDRCAAGCGRYLGYIADEMNLGVHELGPLALEAGRCVRINSTCTVFAGAELRDRLALGERREDILLGLHRAIILRAMSLLARSGGIRNEFTFTGGVAKNPAAVKALRQVVTENYGEIRMNVHPDSIFTGALGAALFALESPGAQMLPTHQLINKTRES from the coding sequence TTGCACCGGGTTCTGACCGAAATCTTCGATGGGATGGAGAAGTGGACGATCGACGATCTGTCCAGGGGAGAAAAGAACAAGTCGGATTTCTTTCGGGATCTGGCCGCCGGTTGCTACCAGGAGTTCTCCGAGCGGTACGCCCGCAACGAGAAAGTGCCGTTTGAAAAACTGATGTCGATCTTCGACAGCGTCATCTTCGTCGTCGAAAACTCCACGACGGAAAAAGGGTTTGCCGACCTGTTGAAAGCGCTGTTGGAGAGACTGGGGACGGCGATTTTACCGAAAGCGCACAAGAAGGAATGGATCGATTTGATTTCGCAAATCGGATCGATGTCGTTCGACGAGGCGGGGATGGTCGGGACCGGATACGGCCGGCAGCGGCTCCCGTTTCCGAAGGAATGCATTCAGTCGGAGATCCTCTGTCACGGTTACGGCGCGCATCAAATGTTCGGTGGAACCGCGACCGTCTTGGATATCGGCGGGCAGGATACCAAGGCGATTCAAGTGGATGAAAACGGCGTCGTGACCAGCTTTCAAATGAACGACCGCTGCGCCGCGGGGTGCGGGCGATACCTCGGCTACATCGCCGATGAAATGAATTTAGGTGTGCATGAGTTGGGGCCGCTGGCGCTGGAAGCGGGGCGCTGTGTTCGAATCAACTCCACCTGCACCGTCTTTGCGGGCGCGGAGCTTCGCGATCGCCTGGCCTTGGGCGAGCGGCGGGAGGATATTCTTCTGGGCCTTCACCGGGCGATCATTCTTCGGGCGATGTCGCTTCTGGCCCGGTCCGGTGGAATTCGGAACGAGTTCACATTTACGGGAGGGGTGGCCAAGAATCCCGCCGCGGTGAAGGCGCTTCGCCAGGTCGTAACGGAGAACTACGGCGAAATCCGAATGAACGTCCATCCCGATTCGATTTTCACCGGGGCGCTTGGAGCGGCGTTATTTGCACTGGAAAGTCCCGGAGCGCAGATGCTTCCGACCCATCAACTGATTAACAAGACAAGGGAGTCGTAA